The Sulfolobus sp. A20 genomic interval CGTTATTCATGGTATTTAACTGAAAGGGCATATCTATTTGATTATTATTGATATTAAAAAATATTGTTCACGTTCATCATTATAAAAGTTAATTTATAAGTTAGTTATATCATTTAGAACTATGGAAGTTAAGATTAAACAAGTAGATGAAGTGAAGATAAGTAGATATATCATAAAGGAGACTATGGAAGATTGGTACAATTTTGTAGAATCAGATGTAGTAATAGTAGGAGCAGGTCCATCTGGCTTATCAGCAGCCTACTATTTAGCAAAGGCTGGTTTAAAGACCTTGGTATTTGAAAGAAGACTGAGCTTCGGAGGAGGAATTGGAGGAGGAGCCATGCTTTTTCATAAACTAGTTATAGAGAAGCCAGCTGATGAAGTATTAAAAGAATTTAATATCAGACTTAAGGAAGTTGAAAAGGACGTGTTTATAGTGGATTCTGCAGAGTTTATGGCAAAATTGGCTGCGGGAGCAATAGATGCTGGAGCCAAAATAATTCATGGAGTTACTGTAGATGATGTTATATTTAGAGAAGACCCATTAAGAGTAGTTGGAGTAGCAGTAGAGTGGACAGCTACTCAAATGGCAAGTCTCCACGTTGATCCAATATTCATCTCAGCTAAGGCTGTTGTAGATGCCACTGGTCATGATGCAGAAGTAGTCTCAGTTGCCACAAGAAAAATTCCCGAGTTAGGAATTGTTATACCGGGTGAGAAGTCAGCTTATAGTGAAAAAGCCGAAGAGCTTACTGTCATGAACACTGGAAAGGTTGCTGAAGGATTATACATTACTGGAATGGCTGTAACGGAAGTTAAAGGACTCCCAAGAATGGGACCAATATTTGGAGCCATGGTTCTATCTGGTAAAGCAGTAGCTGAACATATAATAAATGATCTTGTGAAAAACCAGATAAAGATCTGAAAGACTTAAGTTTTTTCATTTTTAAACCTTAATTGAAAACTAACGAAACCTAGAACACTCATATTTTTCTTGAGGGGATTTTCTGAACATATGCGTAAATCTTAAATGCTAATTAGAATTCTAGAATAATGAACAATAATGTCATCATCAGAATCGACTAAAATTAAGATTTCAGATAAAGCTGAAGGAATAATAGAGAGACAATTCCAAAATACGTTAATAGGAAGAAGAGAAATCTCGATAAAAGTTTATCACATGGGTAGCGGAACTCCGTCGAGGAAAGACATGATAAAGTCTGTGGCTCAAGCACTAGGAGTACAA includes:
- a CDS encoding sulfide-dependent adenosine diphosphate thiazole synthase, translating into MEVKIKQVDEVKISRYIIKETMEDWYNFVESDVVIVGAGPSGLSAAYYLAKAGLKTLVFERRLSFGGGIGGGAMLFHKLVIEKPADEVLKEFNIRLKEVEKDVFIVDSAEFMAKLAAGAIDAGAKIIHGVTVDDVIFREDPLRVVGVAVEWTATQMASLHVDPIFISAKAVVDATGHDAEVVSVATRKIPELGIVIPGEKSAYSEKAEELTVMNTGKVAEGLYITGMAVTEVKGLPRMGPIFGAMVLSGKAVAEHIINDLVKNQIKI
- a CDS encoding 30S ribosomal protein S24e, encoding MSSSESTKIKISDKAEGIIERQFQNTLIGRREISIKVYHMGSGTPSRKDMIKSVAQALGVQENLIVVRKIFTSYGAGISNVKLHVYNSREVLEKIEPKYLLDRDAGTKQKKGGGGKSGKE